In Deltaproteobacteria bacterium, one DNA window encodes the following:
- the aroC gene encoding chorismate synthase, translating to MSSSFGVLFRLSTFGESHSRGVGVVVDGCPPLVPISEEDIQAQLDRRRPGQSTLSTARAELDRVTILSGVEQGKTLGTPIGLLVGNVDQRPGDYEHLRSIPRPSHADYTYWIKYGIRSYSGGGRASARETIGRVAAGAIAEKFLQHVFGVEIVAWVSSVGTVDAPEINSDLVSRQEVDSTPVRCPHPESAAEMTRTILEAKKSSDSIGGIISCVCRGVPPGWGEPVFHKMEARLAQAMLSIPATKGFEVGSGFAGSRMRGSEHNDPFVQKEGRLGTRTNYSGGIQGGITNGEPVYFRVAFKPPATIGKPQETVDFNGKQVILEARGRHDPCVVPRAVPIVESMAALVLADLALQQQARR from the coding sequence ATGTCCAGCTCTTTCGGCGTCCTGTTTCGGCTGAGCACCTTTGGTGAATCCCACTCCAGGGGGGTGGGCGTTGTCGTGGACGGCTGCCCACCTCTTGTTCCCATAAGCGAAGAAGACATCCAGGCTCAGCTGGATAGACGACGACCAGGCCAGAGCACCCTCAGCACAGCAAGAGCCGAATTGGACAGAGTGACCATCTTATCGGGTGTAGAACAGGGCAAGACCCTCGGCACCCCTATTGGTCTGCTGGTGGGCAATGTGGACCAACGTCCGGGTGATTATGAACACCTGCGCTCCATTCCCAGGCCCTCTCACGCCGATTACACCTACTGGATCAAGTACGGCATCCGATCCTATAGCGGCGGAGGCCGCGCCAGCGCCAGAGAAACTATTGGCCGAGTTGCAGCTGGGGCCATCGCCGAAAAGTTCCTCCAGCACGTTTTCGGAGTGGAAATCGTCGCCTGGGTCAGTTCCGTCGGCACAGTCGACGCCCCGGAGATCAACAGTGATCTGGTCAGCCGGCAGGAAGTAGACAGCACCCCGGTTCGCTGCCCCCACCCCGAAAGTGCGGCAGAGATGACCAGGACCATCCTGGAAGCCAAAAAAAGCTCTGATTCTATAGGGGGTATAATTTCTTGTGTGTGTCGCGGTGTGCCGCCAGGCTGGGGAGAGCCGGTTTTTCACAAAATGGAAGCGAGGCTGGCCCAGGCCATGTTGTCGATTCCGGCAACAAAAGGCTTCGAGGTAGGGTCAGGCTTTGCCGGCTCCAGGATGCGCGGTTCGGAGCACAACGATCCTTTTGTCCAGAAAGAAGGTCGACTGGGAACCAGGACGAACTACAGCGGCGGCATTCAGGGAGGCATAACCAATGGCGAGCCTGTTTATTTCCGGGTGGCATTCAAACCGCCGGCAACTATTGGCAAGCCTCAGGAAACGGTTGACTTCAATGGCAAACAGGTGATCCTGGAGGCGCGAGGCCGGCACGATCCCTGCGTGGTTCCCCGGGCTGTACCAATCGTGGAGTCCATGGCAGCTCTGGTGCTGGCAGACCTGGCGCTCCAGCAACAGGCGCGCCGCTAG